The Clostridia bacterium genome has a window encoding:
- a CDS encoding flagellar protein FlaG, with protein sequence MKIDGMDASRVVISKTQDIRETNIDTKDTKDTEQVTNKLHLTNMEKQELPISEKVVIEAIEKANKAISGANRKFEFSIHEKTKEIMVKVIDSDSNEVIREIPPEKILDMVAKMWEMAGIMVDERR encoded by the coding sequence ATGAAGATTGATGGCATGGATGCTTCCAGAGTGGTGATTTCAAAAACACAGGATATCAGGGAAACAAATATTGATACCAAAGATACAAAAGATACCGAACAGGTTACCAATAAATTGCACTTGACAAATATGGAAAAGCAGGAGTTACCTATATCTGAGAAAGTGGTGATAGAAGCTATTGAGAAAGCTAATAAAGCCATATCCGGAGCAAACAGGAAGTTTGAATTTTCTATTCATGAGAAAACAAAAGAAATAATGGTTAAAGTCATCGACTCTGATTCTAATGAAGTTATAAGAGAAATACCACCTGAAAAAATTCTTGATATGGTAGCTAAAATGTGGGAAATGGCAGGCATTATGGTAGATGAGAGAAGGTGA
- a CDS encoding flagellar protein FlgN, which produces MSPEQYVQRLTEISHKKHKYMQDMYMLTVEQSKTINEDGLEQLDKIIAARQTLIEQVDKLDEEFSVYFQRLKQVLGVKSLDEIKSPGIPGVKELQQSIKAVMGLIKDITELDKQNNNKAKKLLDELGNEIRKINQGKRVNMAYNPSPVMQPPSYFIDKKK; this is translated from the coding sequence ATGTCTCCTGAACAGTACGTTCAAAGACTCACAGAGATATCACATAAGAAACATAAATATATGCAGGATATGTACATGCTCACAGTTGAACAGTCCAAAACCATAAATGAGGATGGTCTTGAGCAATTGGATAAAATTATTGCTGCAAGACAAACCCTTATAGAGCAGGTGGACAAGCTGGATGAGGAGTTTAGCGTATACTTCCAGCGGTTAAAGCAGGTACTGGGAGTAAAAAGCCTGGATGAAATAAAGAGTCCCGGGATACCGGGTGTAAAAGAACTGCAGCAATCAATAAAAGCGGTTATGGGTCTGATAAAAGATATAACAGAGCTTGATAAGCAAAACAATAATAAGGCTAAAAAGCTTCTTGATGAACTGGGAAATGAAATTAGAAAAATAAACCAGGGAAAGAGAGTCAATATGGCATATAATCCCAGTCCGGTTATGCAACCACCTTCATATTTTATTGACAAAAAGAAATAA
- a CDS encoding LegC family aminotransferase, whose translation MIPLSVPEICGNEWKYIKECLDTNWVSSAGKYVDLFEERFSEYTGAKKTVVTVNGTAALHLALKVLGIGSGDEVIVPSMTFIASVNPIIYTGAEPVFVDVCRDTFVMDVRKIENLITEKTKAVLPVHLYGNLVDMEPLLQLAKKYNLFIIEDATEALGSEYKTSGGQWMKAGTIGDIGCFSFNGNKLITTGAGGMLATNSDKLGDTAKFLSTQAKLVEENKAFFHPEIGYNYRMPNLLAAMGVAQLEKINEYIEIKKNNAAYYDGLLKNISGITLSSGKENIRNCHWLYSVVIDDSFGITRDDLIKKLMEKGVETRPFFKAVHKMKPYINYRYGNMDITEELTEKGINLPSSVSLKKEDIDYIYDSLVKVKK comes from the coding sequence ATGATACCTTTAAGCGTTCCGGAAATATGTGGAAATGAATGGAAGTATATAAAGGAGTGCCTTGACACTAATTGGGTTTCTTCTGCCGGGAAGTATGTCGACTTGTTTGAAGAGCGGTTTAGTGAATATACCGGAGCAAAAAAGACAGTTGTAACGGTTAATGGTACGGCTGCTTTGCATCTTGCACTCAAGGTGTTGGGGATAGGGTCAGGGGATGAGGTCATTGTGCCTTCTATGACTTTCATAGCGTCAGTGAACCCTATCATTTATACCGGCGCTGAACCCGTATTTGTAGATGTATGCAGGGATACTTTTGTAATGGATGTAAGGAAGATTGAAAATCTTATTACGGAAAAAACAAAGGCTGTTCTTCCGGTACATCTGTACGGAAATCTTGTAGATATGGAGCCCTTGTTACAGTTGGCTAAAAAGTATAACCTTTTTATTATAGAGGATGCAACGGAGGCTCTGGGCTCCGAGTACAAAACTTCAGGCGGGCAATGGATGAAAGCAGGTACTATAGGAGACATCGGCTGCTTTAGTTTTAACGGTAACAAACTTATAACTACAGGGGCAGGAGGGATGCTAGCAACAAACTCTGATAAGCTGGGAGATACAGCTAAATTTCTTAGCACCCAGGCAAAGCTTGTTGAGGAAAACAAGGCGTTTTTCCATCCTGAAATAGGATATAATTACAGGATGCCAAACCTACTTGCAGCTATGGGAGTAGCTCAGCTAGAAAAAATTAATGAATATATTGAGATAAAGAAAAACAATGCAGCTTACTATGATGGCTTACTTAAAAATATCAGCGGCATAACACTTTCCTCCGGTAAGGAAAACATAAGAAATTGCCACTGGCTGTACTCTGTAGTTATAGATGACAGTTTTGGAATCACCAGAGATGACTTGATCAAAAAATTAATGGAGAAGGGTGTAGAAACAAGGCCATTCTTTAAAGCTGTACATAAAATGAAACCATATATCAATTACAGATATGGGAATATGGATATTACGGAAGAGCTAACGGAGAAGGGGATAAACCTGCCCAGCTCTGTATCTTTGAAGAAAGAGGATATCGATTATATCTATGACTCATTGGTTAAAGTAAAAAAATAA
- a CDS encoding NAD-dependent 4,6-dehydratase LegB — protein sequence MQLKNKRVLVTGSEGFIGSHLTEMLVNMGASVTALVQYNSFNNWGWLEVLDSSIKSQIQVYTGDIREYDNMNKIINGKEVVFHLAALIAIPYSYQSPAAYVRTNVEGTLNVLEACRVHGIQKVIHTSTSEVYGSAQYVPIDEKHPLQGQSPYSASKIGADKIAESYYSAYDLPVATIRPFNTYGPRQSARAVIPTIISQIISGEETIKLGALSPTRDFTFVKDTARGFIKMAESDESIGQVINLGTNSEISIGGLVEKIISITDARVSIECEEERRRPGKSEVNRLWSNNERAKQVLGWFPEYTLDEGLRETVEWIRNNMHYFKTGIYNV from the coding sequence GTGCAGCTAAAGAATAAAAGAGTTCTGGTTACGGGTTCGGAGGGGTTTATTGGAAGCCACCTGACAGAAATGCTGGTTAATATGGGTGCCAGTGTTACAGCTCTTGTACAGTACAATTCGTTTAACAACTGGGGCTGGCTGGAGGTTCTTGACAGCAGTATAAAAAGTCAAATCCAGGTATATACAGGTGATATACGGGAATATGACAATATGAATAAAATAATCAATGGAAAAGAAGTAGTTTTCCACCTGGCAGCATTGATAGCCATTCCTTATTCCTACCAGTCACCGGCGGCATACGTAAGGACGAATGTGGAAGGCACGCTAAATGTTCTTGAAGCATGCAGAGTACATGGTATTCAAAAGGTAATACATACATCAACCAGTGAGGTGTATGGTTCTGCCCAGTATGTACCCATAGATGAGAAACACCCCTTACAGGGCCAATCCCCGTATTCCGCAAGCAAAATCGGGGCAGATAAGATTGCTGAAAGCTACTACAGCGCTTATGATTTGCCTGTAGCTACAATAAGACCCTTTAATACATATGGACCCAGACAGTCTGCAAGGGCGGTAATCCCAACAATCATCTCACAGATAATATCGGGTGAAGAGACTATCAAGCTTGGCGCTTTGTCGCCTACGAGGGATTTTACTTTTGTAAAGGATACTGCAAGAGGTTTCATAAAAATGGCGGAATCTGATGAAAGCATCGGTCAGGTGATCAACCTGGGGACAAACAGTGAAATTTCTATCGGGGGTTTAGTTGAGAAAATAATTTCTATCACAGATGCCAGGGTTTCAATCGAGTGTGAGGAAGAGCGCAGAAGGCCTGGAAAAAGTGAAGTTAACAGGCTGTGGAGCAACAATGAAAGGGCAAAGCAAGTGCTGGGATGGTTTCCTGAATACACACTTGATGAGGGGTTAAGGGAAACCGTCGAATGGATCAGGAATAATATGCATTATTTTAAAACAGGCATTTATAATGTTTGA
- the fliS gene encoding flagellar export chaperone FliS, whose translation MALNKAYDQYKENSVYTATPEELTLMLYNGLVKFILQAQAAVDEKDIAKANNGIIRAQDIIIEFQATLDMKYEISKNLALLYDYMHRRLIDANMKKDRAILEEVLGLAKELRDTWAQAMKIAKQQQARPQQIAK comes from the coding sequence ATGGCACTAAACAAAGCATATGACCAGTATAAAGAAAATTCAGTATATACTGCGACGCCGGAAGAATTGACGCTGATGCTGTATAACGGCCTGGTAAAGTTTATTCTGCAGGCTCAGGCTGCCGTTGATGAAAAGGATATTGCCAAAGCAAATAACGGCATAATAAGGGCACAGGATATAATAATCGAATTTCAGGCAACCCTGGATATGAAATATGAAATATCCAAAAATCTGGCGCTGCTTTACGATTACATGCACCGCCGCCTGATAGATGCCAACATGAAAAAAGACAGGGCAATCCTTGAGGAAGTACTTGGGCTTGCAAAGGAGCTCCGTGACACCTGGGCACAGGCTATGAAGATAGCAAAGCAGCAGCAGGCAAGACCTCAGCAGATAGCCAAATAG
- the fliD gene encoding flagellar filament capping protein FliD, translated as MASNISNILNNKLRMTGMSTGLDVEGMVQKLMSVERAKVDKVKQQKQLKEWQRDDYRSVTNLLRGFRDEYFDVLKPSTNFRSEGAFTATGATSSKPEILTATAGSGAVPGTYSIVVNSLATNAIKNGSTGISRGYNGITGSGTVDMTAMRQGKEFTITLDGIRKTIILDKDYSAYSEQTFATNNADPTLATDGLQKLLNDAFGKGKITVTGNNAGHTLTFRPATSSSTVSVSDSTNTYVASMGFASGQGNSVTSSSDITDFSGGNFTVQIDSGAEVNLTVASGATDTNSLLNNINAALVGAGLDINLQAVKDPDDPERIKFISIDTSRKVTIKAGTTNDLLAKAKVGSSVINPLSGTIDYSVSDIGKSFKISTYNPATSTKNTYTIDLQYNYTSDASTDANGRTLSQEIQQQLSAQGAAGFTVSISGGKLNITNTSGREIKLENGDAGLKEELGFASSQDSINRIGLGETLESLSTLNAAQAGLATPFNFGTDTKLTFRINTVTFSVDKSETLGSVIEKINNSEAGVKLRYDSLNDKFIMESKTTGASSVIDNTNNPDDAADNFFTALGIKTTAQETGGEPVRGTDASITLDSTNDGVDNGTLVTRSTNDFTASGLSISLKSFDAALTKVTVNVNANADDLVAKIKNFVNKYNEVVDTINKKLTDKRERAYQPLTDEQRDSMKEDDIKKWEEKAKTGLLRGDSILSSVADSMRKALYDNIYTDSADESSKLPQTLASIGITTSSYYQDRGKLVIDETKLRDAIAKTPDKVSQLFTKDDSGISYTDALNDKAKRAERYKESGLAQRLYDIIQDAIRTTRNNEGQKGALLEKAGMIGDISEFTSLLYKEIDQDNKKIDDINDRLIDKENKYYIKFSNLERMLSQMNAQGGWFAAQAGQ; from the coding sequence ATGGCCAGCAATATATCGAATATATTGAATAATAAACTTAGAATGACGGGCATGTCTACCGGTCTGGACGTAGAGGGCATGGTTCAGAAGCTTATGAGCGTGGAGCGGGCAAAGGTAGATAAGGTTAAGCAGCAGAAACAGCTAAAAGAATGGCAAAGAGATGATTACAGATCGGTTACCAATCTTCTCCGGGGATTCAGGGATGAATACTTTGATGTATTGAAGCCGAGTACCAACTTCAGGTCTGAAGGTGCTTTTACGGCTACAGGAGCAACTTCATCAAAACCGGAAATCCTTACTGCGACAGCAGGAAGTGGTGCGGTTCCGGGCACATATAGCATTGTAGTAAACTCTCTGGCCACAAATGCAATAAAGAATGGAAGTACGGGTATAAGCAGGGGCTATAACGGCATAACAGGCAGTGGTACGGTTGATATGACTGCCATGAGGCAGGGGAAAGAATTTACGATAACCCTTGATGGTATAAGAAAGACCATTATACTGGATAAAGATTATTCTGCATATAGTGAGCAAACATTTGCAACAAATAATGCTGACCCGACTCTTGCAACCGATGGGCTTCAGAAGCTTTTAAACGATGCCTTCGGCAAAGGTAAAATTACTGTTACAGGTAATAATGCCGGACATACACTGACATTCAGGCCTGCTACTTCAAGCAGCACGGTAAGTGTATCGGACAGTACAAACACTTATGTGGCATCTATGGGATTTGCCAGCGGACAGGGTAATTCCGTTACCAGCAGCAGTGACATAACTGATTTCAGCGGAGGGAACTTTACCGTACAGATAGACTCTGGAGCTGAAGTCAACCTTACTGTTGCAAGCGGTGCAACGGATACGAATTCTCTTCTAAATAACATAAATGCCGCTTTGGTTGGTGCCGGTTTAGACATTAATCTACAGGCAGTAAAAGACCCGGATGACCCTGAGAGAATTAAGTTTATCTCAATAGATACTTCGAGGAAGGTAACTATAAAGGCTGGTACCACAAATGATCTGTTAGCGAAGGCTAAGGTTGGAAGCAGCGTTATAAATCCTTTGAGTGGGACTATCGATTATAGTGTAAGCGATATAGGGAAAAGCTTTAAAATTTCTACTTATAACCCGGCTACCAGTACAAAAAATACATATACTATAGATTTACAATATAATTATACCAGTGATGCAAGCACTGATGCCAATGGAAGAACTCTAAGCCAGGAGATACAACAGCAATTGAGTGCGCAGGGAGCTGCCGGTTTTACAGTAAGTATCTCCGGAGGCAAACTTAATATCACTAATACCTCGGGCCGTGAAATCAAGCTGGAAAATGGAGATGCAGGATTAAAGGAGGAACTTGGATTCGCAAGCTCTCAGGATAGCATAAACAGAATCGGCCTTGGTGAGACTCTGGAATCTTTATCAACGCTGAATGCAGCCCAGGCAGGATTGGCTACACCTTTTAACTTTGGTACTGATACAAAGCTTACATTCAGGATAAATACTGTTACTTTTTCAGTTGATAAATCTGAGACTCTGGGCAGCGTAATAGAGAAAATAAACAATAGTGAGGCCGGAGTGAAGCTGCGGTACGACAGCTTGAATGATAAGTTTATAATGGAATCAAAAACCACAGGTGCATCTTCAGTAATAGACAATACTAATAATCCTGACGATGCTGCAGATAATTTCTTTACTGCATTAGGAATAAAGACAACAGCACAGGAAACGGGTGGAGAACCCGTAAGGGGAACAGATGCAAGCATCACTCTCGACAGCACGAATGATGGAGTGGATAATGGAACTTTGGTAACACGTTCTACAAATGACTTCACTGCAAGCGGACTTTCAATCAGTCTGAAATCATTTGATGCTGCTTTAACTAAGGTTACTGTTAATGTCAACGCAAATGCGGATGATCTGGTTGCCAAAATAAAAAACTTTGTTAATAAATACAATGAAGTAGTAGATACAATAAACAAGAAGCTTACTGATAAAAGGGAACGGGCATACCAACCCCTGACAGATGAGCAAAGAGACTCAATGAAGGAAGACGACATAAAAAAGTGGGAGGAGAAAGCAAAGACGGGCCTTCTTAGAGGGGACAGCATACTGAGTAGTGTTGCGGACAGCATGCGTAAAGCACTGTATGACAACATATACACAGATTCGGCGGATGAAAGTTCCAAACTGCCCCAGACACTAGCTTCTATTGGTATTACTACAAGCAGCTACTATCAGGATAGGGGTAAGCTGGTAATTGATGAAACGAAACTGAGGGATGCAATCGCAAAAACTCCCGATAAGGTAAGCCAGTTATTTACAAAGGATGACTCAGGAATTTCATATACTGATGCTTTAAATGACAAGGCAAAAAGGGCAGAGAGGTATAAGGAATCAGGCCTGGCACAAAGATTGTACGATATAATTCAGGATGCAATCAGGACAACGAGAAACAATGAAGGGCAAAAGGGTGCTTTATTGGAAAAGGCAGGTATGATAGGAGACATCTCGGAATTTACAAGCTTGCTCTATAAAGAGATAGATCAGGACAATAAAAAGATAGACGACATCAATGACCGGCTTATTGATAAGGAAAATAAATATTATATTAAGTTTTCCAATCTTGAAAGAATGCTCTCGCAAATGAATGCTCAAGGCGGATGGTTTGCCGCTCAGGCAGGGCAGTGA